The following proteins come from a genomic window of Paenibacillus swuensis:
- a CDS encoding RsfA family transcriptional regulator, translating into MSAIRQDAWSSEDDLMLADITLRHIREGSTQLAAFEEVGDRIGRTSAACGFRWNSCVRKKYEAAIQIAKAQRQKKSYMKKQTVTNTHEVHVSSISVAPDEELLSYRQDVVSEESLSIDAVIRFLRQSKGTYQEMSRQIKQLERELREREEDIQRIRKENSKLSKEVSEVQTDYRVVNDDYKALIQIMDRARKLAFLAEEEDEPRSRFKMDANGNLERIE; encoded by the coding sequence ATGTCAGCAATAAGACAAGACGCATGGAGTTCGGAAGACGACTTGATGCTTGCGGATATTACGCTCCGTCATATTCGGGAAGGCAGCACACAGCTTGCCGCTTTCGAAGAAGTGGGGGACCGTATCGGCAGAACGTCTGCAGCTTGCGGATTTCGTTGGAACAGTTGTGTACGCAAAAAATACGAGGCTGCGATCCAGATTGCGAAGGCGCAGCGGCAAAAGAAGAGTTATATGAAGAAGCAAACCGTAACCAATACGCATGAAGTTCATGTTTCTTCCATTTCGGTTGCGCCGGATGAAGAGCTGCTGTCTTACCGTCAGGATGTTGTTTCGGAAGAATCATTATCCATAGATGCGGTTATTCGGTTTCTGCGGCAATCGAAGGGAACCTATCAGGAAATGTCCAGACAGATTAAACAACTGGAGCGTGAGCTTCGAGAGAGAGAAGAAGATATCCAGCGCATTCGTAAAGAAAATTCCAAGCTGTCCAAAGAAGTGAGCGAAGTTCAGACGGACTACCGTGTCGTTAACGACGATTATAAAGCACTCATTCAGATTATGGACCGGGCGAGAAAGTTGGCTTTCCTGGCCGAAGAAGAAGATGAGCCCAGATCTCGTTTTAAGATGGACGCCAATGGCAACCTGGAGCGTATAGAGTAG
- a CDS encoding ketopantoate reductase family protein, with protein MTLHIAIAGAGAVGLLLAARLSQAGQAVTLLTRTADQAGQLRAAGLDFTARDSTRARIAVAAEPLTADPAAGSSALAGLQPAWIFLTVKQHALHDQEFLDGLQARVGPQTRLLCFQNGIGHLEKLAETFPAAKLYAAVTTEGALRTSPGAVTHTGEGVTRIGQAPSTLQTGLISTSLHDSNESAASLNLLIKLLCEAGIKTELSKDIVNEMYQKLLINAVINPITAILRISNGELIRNAYASSLMLRLFDESYAAVAAQVEELPDRMWNRIEEVCARTAVNRSSMLQDVEAKRVTEIEAITGRLIAQGRLKGIPMTASETLYALIKAMESDYNG; from the coding sequence TTGACATTGCATATTGCCATCGCAGGTGCCGGCGCCGTCGGGCTGCTGCTCGCCGCCCGCCTCAGCCAGGCGGGCCAAGCCGTCACGCTGCTTACGCGGACGGCGGATCAGGCCGGGCAGCTTCGCGCCGCCGGCCTTGACTTTACCGCGCGGGACAGCACCCGCGCGCGCATCGCCGTGGCTGCCGAGCCGCTCACGGCGGACCCCGCGGCCGGGTCGTCCGCGCTCGCGGGCTTGCAGCCCGCCTGGATATTCCTGACCGTGAAGCAGCATGCGCTGCATGATCAGGAATTTCTGGATGGGCTGCAAGCCCGCGTCGGACCGCAGACCCGGCTGCTGTGCTTCCAGAACGGAATCGGCCACCTGGAGAAGTTGGCCGAGACGTTTCCCGCGGCGAAGCTGTACGCCGCGGTGACGACAGAGGGGGCGCTCCGGACGTCCCCTGGCGCGGTGACGCATACGGGCGAGGGCGTGACGAGAATCGGACAGGCACCCTCAACGCTGCAAACCGGTCTCATCTCCACGTCGTTACATGACTCGAACGAAAGCGCGGCATCATTGAATCTGTTGATTAAGTTGCTGTGCGAGGCAGGAATAAAGACAGAGTTGTCGAAAGATATTGTAAATGAAATGTACCAAAAGTTGTTAATCAACGCGGTGATTAATCCAATCACTGCAATTCTGCGGATTTCGAACGGCGAGTTGATACGCAACGCGTATGCCTCATCCCTGATGTTGCGTCTGTTCGATGAATCCTATGCGGCAGTCGCCGCGCAAGTTGAGGAGCTGCCTGACCGGATGTGGAATCGAATTGAGGAGGTATGTGCACGGACGGCGGTAAACCGTTCCTCTATGCTTCAGGACGTGGAAGCGAAGCGTGTCACTGAAATCGAGGCCATTACCGGAAGGCTGATTGCCCAGGGTCGGTTGAAAGGAATCCCGATGACCGCAAGCGAGACGCTTTACGCATTGATTAAAGCAATGGAATCTGATTATAACGGGTGA
- a CDS encoding DUF3397 domain-containing protein, which produces MFFEGVWTIFRFLAVVPFIPFGAAWLISYGIVKHRKKALMTAMDVTTVFLIVAVSALFNEIFTKEFGLYGILLFMLLTAGFIGNAQNRIKGKVNVPKLSKALWRFSFVVLSFFYILFMVLGIGKQFMSA; this is translated from the coding sequence ATGTTTTTTGAAGGTGTATGGACGATATTTCGATTTCTGGCCGTGGTGCCCTTTATACCGTTTGGGGCGGCTTGGCTGATCAGCTATGGGATTGTGAAGCATCGCAAGAAAGCGTTAATGACTGCCATGGACGTAACCACGGTGTTCTTAATCGTGGCTGTTTCCGCCTTGTTTAATGAGATTTTCACTAAGGAGTTCGGTTTATACGGTATTTTATTGTTTATGTTGTTGACAGCCGGCTTTATCGGCAATGCTCAGAACCGCATTAAAGGAAAAGTGAATGTACCCAAGCTGAGTAAGGCGCTTTGGCGGTTCAGCTTTGTAGTGCTTAGTTTCTTTTATATTTTGTTCATGGTCTTGGGTATAGGGAAACAGTTCATGAGCGCATGA
- a CDS encoding peptide ABC transporter substrate-binding protein: MKRKSLVLTLAFVLGMGTVLAGCGSNNNGGSSEDAAQVFRMNLRSEPPTLDLGQAQDNTSFTVLNAIYEGLTTKNEKAEVQPGVAKDWKISDDGLTYTMNIDENAKWSNGDAVKASDFEFAWKRILDPNLQPASPYAYQLYYLKNGEEYNTKKAGVTADQVGVKAQDDKTLVITLKAPTPYFLGLLSFFTYFPQHEASVSANPAFAAEAATIIGNGPFTLAEWKHNDSITLKKSDTYNRKDEIKLSEVKMAMVDDASTELSMYDTDELDYTGAPTGEIPSDQIPTLKETKKDELRIKGVATSYYYVFNTTAEPFDNVNIRKAFAMSINRQMITDKVTLGGQLPAFAFVPPGIKGEKDEFRKEQEGSLFKEDNAEAKTLLEKGMQEKGYTKLPEITLIHNTGAGHKKIAEAIANMWKTNLGVDVKIEAQEWGVFLKNRTNLNYQVARAGWGADYNDPMTFIDMFTAGSGNNDTGWKNAEFDKLVNEAKASSDEKVRMTAMAKAEKMITDDMIIMPIYYYTSVGMLKPNFKNITIDYKGDINFSRGYIEE, encoded by the coding sequence ATGAAGAGAAAAAGTTTAGTCCTAACTCTTGCTTTCGTTCTTGGTATGGGAACGGTATTGGCAGGTTGCGGAAGCAACAACAACGGCGGTAGTTCGGAAGACGCAGCACAAGTATTCCGTATGAACCTTCGTTCCGAGCCGCCTACATTGGACCTGGGTCAAGCACAAGACAACACATCTTTCACTGTGTTGAACGCGATTTACGAAGGTTTGACTACAAAGAATGAAAAAGCTGAAGTACAACCAGGTGTGGCTAAGGATTGGAAGATTTCCGATGACGGCCTGACTTACACAATGAACATTGATGAGAACGCGAAGTGGAGCAACGGCGATGCGGTTAAAGCAAGCGATTTCGAATTTGCTTGGAAACGTATCCTTGATCCGAACCTTCAACCTGCTTCTCCTTACGCATACCAATTGTACTACCTGAAGAACGGCGAAGAGTATAACACGAAGAAAGCAGGCGTGACGGCTGATCAAGTAGGCGTTAAAGCTCAGGACGACAAAACGCTTGTGATTACGTTGAAAGCTCCTACACCTTACTTCTTAGGTCTTCTGTCCTTCTTTACTTACTTCCCGCAACACGAAGCATCTGTATCCGCTAACCCGGCATTCGCTGCTGAAGCTGCGACCATTATCGGTAACGGTCCGTTCACACTTGCGGAATGGAAGCACAACGACAGCATTACGCTGAAGAAGAGCGACACATACAACCGTAAAGATGAAATTAAATTGTCCGAAGTGAAAATGGCAATGGTTGACGATGCTTCTACTGAACTTTCCATGTACGACACAGATGAGTTGGATTACACTGGGGCGCCTACAGGCGAAATCCCGTCCGACCAAATTCCTACATTGAAAGAAACGAAGAAAGACGAGCTTCGCATTAAAGGCGTAGCGACATCTTACTACTATGTATTCAACACAACGGCTGAACCGTTTGATAACGTCAATATCCGTAAAGCTTTCGCAATGTCCATCAATCGTCAAATGATTACAGACAAAGTAACATTAGGCGGACAATTGCCGGCCTTCGCTTTCGTACCTCCTGGTATTAAAGGAGAGAAAGACGAATTCCGTAAAGAGCAAGAAGGCAGCTTGTTTAAAGAAGACAATGCTGAAGCTAAGACTTTGCTTGAAAAAGGTATGCAAGAAAAAGGCTACACCAAACTTCCTGAAATCACTTTGATTCACAACACGGGCGCAGGCCACAAGAAAATTGCCGAAGCTATTGCGAACATGTGGAAAACGAACCTTGGCGTAGATGTTAAAATCGAAGCTCAAGAGTGGGGCGTCTTCCTGAAAAACCGTACGAACCTGAACTACCAAGTTGCTCGCGCAGGCTGGGGAGCGGATTACAATGATCCGATGACATTCATTGATATGTTCACAGCAGGCAGCGGTAACAACGATACAGGCTGGAAAAATGCGGAGTTCGACAAATTAGTTAATGAAGCTAAAGCTTCTTCCGATGAGAAAGTGCGTATGACTGCAATGGCGAAAGCTGAAAAAATGATTACGGACGACATGATCATCATGCCGATCTACTATTATACTTCGGTAGGTATGTTGAAACCGAACTTCAAAAACATCACGATTGACTACAAAGGCGATATCAACTTCTCTCGTGGATATATTGAAGAATAA
- a CDS encoding ABC transporter permease, translating to MARYLSSKLIYMLISLFILASATFFLMKIIPGDPFQSEKAIPPEIKKSIMAYYGLDKPLGEQYVNYMKNLVTGDLGMSMKMQHTSVVKIIKGSFGYSAQLGIIAIITSVIVGLFLGLVAALHHRKLLDNLAMIVAVIGVSVPNFVLASIMQFVLGEKLGWFKVAGLNGPLDYVMPVIALSALPVAFIARLTRSSMLEVLSSDYIKTAKAKGLAKNVVLIKHALRNGIMPVVTYVGPLTANIITGSVVVEKIFGIPGLGKFFVQSVGNRDYTLIMGITLFYAVILMSARFLTDVAYGFVDPRIKLSNRKGGA from the coding sequence GTGGCTCGTTATCTATCAAGCAAGCTAATATATATGTTGATTTCTTTATTCATTCTTGCCTCTGCTACGTTCTTCCTTATGAAGATCATCCCGGGAGATCCTTTTCAATCCGAAAAAGCGATTCCGCCTGAGATTAAGAAGTCCATCATGGCCTATTACGGTTTAGACAAGCCGTTAGGTGAGCAGTATGTCAACTACATGAAAAATCTAGTGACCGGCGATTTGGGCATGTCTATGAAGATGCAACATACATCTGTTGTTAAGATTATTAAAGGTTCTTTCGGTTACTCTGCCCAATTGGGTATTATTGCTATTATCACATCTGTCATTGTTGGTTTGTTTTTAGGCTTGGTGGCTGCTTTACATCACCGTAAATTGTTGGATAACCTCGCCATGATTGTTGCTGTTATCGGTGTTTCGGTCCCGAACTTCGTCCTTGCATCGATTATGCAGTTTGTACTCGGGGAAAAGCTGGGATGGTTTAAAGTTGCGGGCTTGAACGGACCGTTGGATTACGTCATGCCGGTCATTGCGCTTTCGGCATTGCCTGTTGCGTTTATCGCGCGTCTGACACGTTCTTCCATGTTGGAAGTACTGTCTTCTGATTACATCAAGACGGCTAAGGCCAAAGGTCTGGCTAAGAATGTGGTTCTGATCAAGCATGCTTTACGTAACGGAATTATGCCGGTTGTTACCTATGTAGGGCCTCTAACCGCGAACATTATTACAGGTTCCGTTGTAGTTGAGAAAATATTCGGTATTCCGGGTCTGGGCAAATTCTTTGTCCAAAGTGTCGGGAACCGTGATTATACGTTAATTATGGGCATTACCTTGTTCTACGCCGTCATTCTGATGTCTGCCCGTTTCCTGACAGATGTCGCATACGGCTTCGTTGATCCTAGAATTAAACTATCCAACCGGAAAGGAGGAGCTTAA